The nucleotide sequence GTTATTTTTGTGGCATCATCTTGCCTTATGGGAAAATCCCTTTTCCAATGAGGCTCTTTCTTTTCTTTTGGTTTATAAGCCATATGGTTTTTCTTTTGCTTAATATACCCTTATTTCTTTGGTGCCTTTTGGCATCATTACGTTCACTTTTGTGTTGACAGTTTGTTTTCCAAATTTAAATGTCCTTACAGGGTCACTTTGAGGTCTTTTTTTTCGGATTTCTTCCTTTGTTCCATAAAAAAGAGCACCACTTGGGCATACAGTTGCGCACATAGGCTTTTTGCCTACGCTTGTGCGGTCATAACAAAGATTGCACTTCATCATCAACTCTGCGCTTTCCATTTTTTTAGGTACGCCAAAAGGGCAGGCAAGGACACAATTGCTACACCCAATGCACCTGGCTGTATTTGCAGAGTGTACCACATCATTGCTATCTTTTGTTATAGCGTCGGCAGGGCAAACATTGGCACAGGCCGGATCTTCACAGTGCATACAGACCTGAACAGTTGTTTGTACGGTATGTGCCCGGTCTACATAGTTGACGTGGATCATTGACTCTTGGCCATTGGTTTCACATTCAGCACAAGCTGTTTCACACGCATGACAACCTATGCACCTTTGCATGTCCACAAAAAATTCGAGTTCAGAATTAAAGTTTTCTTTTGGTTCTGCCATATATTTCTCTTTGTTAAAAATACTTATGAATTAATGTTAAGCGCTCTGATATGCTTTTGATTCTTTAGATGGGGGAGCTGTTTTCTGGAGTGGAAC is from Cytophagaceae bacterium ABcell3 and encodes:
- a CDS encoding 4Fe-4S dicluster domain-containing protein, with the translated sequence MAEPKENFNSELEFFVDMQRCIGCHACETACAECETNGQESMIHVNYVDRAHTVQTTVQVCMHCEDPACANVCPADAITKDSNDVVHSANTARCIGCSNCVLACPFGVPKKMESAELMMKCNLCYDRTSVGKKPMCATVCPSGALFYGTKEEIRKKRPQSDPVRTFKFGKQTVNTKVNVMMPKGTKEIRVY